A genomic region of Magnolia sinica isolate HGM2019 chromosome 6, MsV1, whole genome shotgun sequence contains the following coding sequences:
- the LOC131249242 gene encoding putative disease resistance protein At4g10780 — protein MAMELFLRIGRTAWVQYMNSRSLEENLDLLRTEMQELDSRQTDLIIALHKANVEDGKKPKAEVSLWLENVDKITSQMTKIEEDCRVRRDSLASRVQLGNLVIKKIEEVMKLKEKGQFSEGLLADLLSEMGIMPTTKLVGKTTAERNLEQIWESLRDHEVRSIGVYGMGGVGKTTIMTHIYNRIKKSGIFGIVIWVTVSNDSSVERLQNGIAQAIGLNLSNEQDEMRRSMKLFEALKRREKLVVIFDDVWNSFSLQMVGIAEDMACKIVFTTRSKNVCRAMNCQKTFEVKVLSTEEAWELFKEKLGVNVVLSSEVEQIAKLVTKECAGLPLGIITVASAMREKNDIREWRNALEELQCSTMDIEGMDDKVFRILKFSYDRLKSEKIRSCFLYCALFPEDYEISPAELVSYWMAEGLIDDMGDWKKEADKGHAILNGLIDVCMLLTRRHNGPKVVMHDLIRDLAIGITRKSPRFVVQAGIPIRRSIRVEEFNEDADRISFMTNKIKKLPGEPNWPKLSTLFLQKNPLSDNISHEFFNRMNSLRVLDLSYTEIEYLPASVSNLENLHALLLSNCQRLKDVPSLAKLKRLRILNLSNTLIKEVPDGMECLVNLKELYLVFYGRSAAKTNVVSCNSLVLPDSIVKLKMERCDLSSLPFLSHLPIRDDSNITSLPSIQSLDLKGLPNLRGLCEGALLPGTFACLTHMKVSGCQVLENLMSLELFQHLQCLRLMRIENCSEMEEVIKGGEEAMVEEEGYNSINNNTIILPNLRDFQLADLGKLKSICKQVIICPSLNWIGIQGCPRLKKIPLSLGDSTSVLKGHIKGSKEWWDALEWDDPNTKTLFQPLFQGLEGRRMKRRAEEESEEVASTSQQR, from the coding sequence ATGGCTATGGAATTATTCTTGAGGATTGGCCGGACTGCATGGGTTCAATACATGAACTCTAGAAGCCTCGAAGagaatcttgatctcctaagaacTGAAATGCAAGAGTTGGATAGTCGACAGACTGATTTAATTATTGCACTTCACAAAGCCAATGTCGAAGATGGAAAGAAGCCAAAGGCAGAGGTGAGTTTATGGCTGGAAAATGTGGACAAGATTACAAGCCAAATGACTAAGATAGAAGAAGATTGTAGAGTACGAAGAGATTCCTTAGCCTCACGTGTACAATTGGGAAATCTTGTCATAAAGAAGATTGAAGAAGTGATGAAGCTTAAGGAGAAAGGTCAATTTTCAGAAGGGTTACTTGCTGATCTATTATCTGAAATGGGGATTATGCCAACGACGAAACTGGTGGGTAAAACGACAGCCGAAAGAAATTTGGAACAGATTTGGGAGTCATTGAGGGATCATGAGGTCAGAAGTATTGGTGTGTATGGCATGGGGGGCGTGGGTAAGACAACCATCATGACCCACATCTACAATAGAataaagaaatctggaatatttgGCATTGTTATTTGGGTGACGGTTTCTAATGATTCTAGTGTTGAGAGATTGCAAAATGGTATTGCACAAGCAATAGGATTAAATCTTTCTAATGAACAAGATGAAATGAGAAGGTCCATGAAATTGTTCGAGGCTTTGAAGCGTAGGGAGAAGCTCGTTGTCATCTTTGATGATGTGTGGAATTCATTTTCGTTGCAAATGGTAGGGATTGCTGAGGACATGGCATGCAAAATAGTATTCACTACTCGTTCAAAAAATGTGTGCCGAGCCATGAACTGTCAAAAAACTTTTGAAGTGAAGGTTCTCTCGACTGAAGAAGCATGGGAATTGTTCAAGGAAAAGCTTGGGGTTAATGTGGTGCTTTCTTCTGAGGTAGAACAGATTGCGAAGCTTGTCACTAAAGAATGTGCTGGTTTGCCACTTGGAATCATCACTGTAGCAAGTGCAATGAGAGAAAAGAATGACATTAGAGAATGGAGAAATGCATTAGAGGAGTTACAATGCTCAACGATGGATATCGAAGGCATGGATGATAAAGTTTTTCgaattttgaaatttagttaCGATCGATTAAAAAGTGAGAAGATTCGATCTTGTTTCTTGTATTGTGCTTTATTTCCGGAGGACTATGAAATCTCTCCTGCGGAGCTGGTAAGTTATTGGATGGCAGAAGGATTGATAGATGATATGGGAGACTGGAAAAAGGAAGCTGACAAAGGCCACGCAATATTGAATGGACTgattgatgtatgtatgttgCTAACGAGGAGGCATAATGGTCCTAAAGTGGTAATGCATGATTTAATAAGAGATTTAGCCATTGGCATTACAAGGAAGAGCCCTCGGTTTGTGGTGCAGGCTGGGATCCCAATAAGGAGATCAATTCGTGTAGAAGAATTTAATGAAGATGCTGACAGAATATCATTCATGACAAATAAAATCAAAAAGCTTCCAGGCGAACCAAACTGGCCAAAACTCTCCACATTGTTTTTGCAAAAGAATCCTCTCTCAGACAACATTTCTCATGAGTTTTTCAATCGCATGAACAGCCTCAGAGTTCTAGACCTCTCTTACACTGAGATTGAGTATTTGCCAGCATCAGTTTCAAACTTGGAGAACCTGCATGCACTCTTACTAAGTAATTGTCAAAGGTTAAAGGACGTACCGTCCTTGGCAAAGCTCAAGCGtctaagaattttgaacctctcTAATACTCTCATCAAAGAAGTACCAGATGGGATGGAATGTTTGGTTAACCTCAAAGAGCTTTATTTAGTGTTTTATGGTCGGTCTGCTGCAAAGACAAATGTTGTTAGTTGTAATTCATTAGTGCTTCCTGATAGTATTGTCAAGTTGAAGATGGAGAGATGCGATCTGTCAAGCTTGCCCTTCCTCTCTCACTTGCCAATAAGAGACGACAGCAACATAACGTCTTTACCCTCAATACAGTCTCTGGATCTAAAAGGGCTTCCGAATTTGAGGGGTCTGTGTGAGGGAGCCTTGCTACCTGGCACATTCGCATGCCTCACACACATGAAAGTCTCCGGATGCCAAGTATTGGAGAATCTCATGTCACTTGAATTGTTTCAGCACCTCCAATGCCTCAGATTAATGAGAATTGAAAATTGCAGTGAGATGGAGGAGGTgataaaaggaggagaagaagctATGGTTGAAGAAGAAGGTTATAACAGCATCAATAACAATACCATTATACTCCCTAACTTGAGGGATTTTCAATTGGCTGATTTAGGGAAATTGAAAAGCATTTGTAAGCAGGTAATCATTTGCCCTTCCCTGAATTGGATTGGCATACAAGGTTGTCCTCGGCTGAAGAAGATCCCTCTTTCCTTGGGCGACTCAACATCTGTTCTAAAAGGGCATATCAAAGGAAGTAAAGAGTGGTGGGATGCATTGGAGTGGGATGATCCCAACACCAAAACACTTTTCCAACCTCTTTTTCAAGGATTGGAAGGACGTAGAATGAAAAGAAGAGCAGAAGAAGAATCAGAAGAGGTTGCTTCCACGTCACAGCAGCGGTAA